In Magnetococcales bacterium, one genomic interval encodes:
- a CDS encoding response regulator produces MPAVTIRLLLVEDEETDATVFRRHLMRGMTDRPHHLTCAPTYSIALECLRSQSFDLCFFDYRLGANTGLELLQEMRGSGIETPIVFLTGCGDEEIAVTLMKFGAADYLVKEHLSPEVLSRSLHYALELAQSERRRRAAEAALVEKSLHMDNVLRSATDLAIITADLDLIVQYFNPMAATLLGITQEETLGHDVREFHKRFAVDEQHWMQAIQNVRAQAEHRFEMQVEKRDGIHFLEGRVSGVLDQRHQLAGYCLTVRDVTERRRLLLELEQAVQKADSANHAKSAFLAAMSHEIRTPMNTIIGVTDLLGTSTLDAETMHHVQLLKRAGDSLLALINDILDISKIEAGQLHLENATFDFPDLVQGTLEILGLRAKTKGIDWSVTMDETIPRFVRGDPDRLRQILLNLLGNALKFTEKGAVRLEISRGEGEWTRLTVTDTGVGIPEDKLDDIFQPFVQSDASTTRRFGGTGLGLSICRHLSEKMGGRIQVESILGKGSSFSVFIPLPEMEEPSIPKPSYWDVTTEIVQPERSLSILCADDAQENLILIDAFLDQTEHRLSLATNGLECLEKFKKGGCDLVLMDIQMPVMDGLEATRSIRAWEQEMGWKPTIIVALTGHATRCMVEKAQEVGCDLHVSKPVRRNRLLEVISHVAAKRSLLSS; encoded by the coding sequence ATGCCCGCCGTGACGATCCGCTTGCTGCTTGTCGAAGACGAGGAGACCGACGCCACGGTTTTTCGTCGTCACCTGATGCGGGGGATGACCGACCGTCCCCATCATCTGACGTGTGCCCCCACCTATTCGATCGCACTGGAATGTTTGCGCAGTCAATCGTTCGATCTCTGTTTCTTCGACTACCGGTTGGGTGCCAACACAGGATTGGAGTTGTTGCAGGAAATGCGCGGGTCCGGGATCGAAACCCCTATCGTTTTTCTGACCGGATGCGGTGACGAGGAGATCGCCGTCACCTTGATGAAATTCGGTGCGGCGGACTATCTGGTCAAGGAGCATCTTTCCCCGGAGGTTTTATCCCGCTCTCTCCATTACGCCCTGGAACTGGCGCAATCCGAAAGGCGTCGCCGTGCGGCGGAAGCCGCGCTGGTCGAAAAAAGTCTCCATATGGACAATGTGTTGCGCTCTGCCACGGATCTGGCCATCATCACCGCCGATCTCGACTTGATCGTGCAATACTTCAATCCCATGGCCGCCACACTGCTGGGCATCACGCAGGAAGAGACGCTGGGACATGATGTGCGTGAGTTTCATAAACGGTTTGCGGTGGATGAGCAGCATTGGATGCAAGCCATTCAGAATGTGCGGGCCCAGGCGGAACATCGGTTTGAAATGCAGGTCGAAAAAAGGGATGGCATCCATTTTCTGGAGGGTCGGGTTTCCGGTGTGTTGGATCAGCGTCACCAACTGGCGGGTTACTGCCTGACCGTGCGGGATGTGACCGAACGCAGACGGTTGCTGTTGGAATTGGAACAGGCGGTACAGAAAGCCGATTCGGCCAATCACGCCAAAAGTGCCTTTCTGGCCGCCATGAGTCATGAAATTCGCACGCCCATGAACACCATCATCGGTGTGACCGATTTGCTTGGCACCTCCACACTCGATGCGGAGACGATGCACCATGTCCAATTGTTGAAACGGGCCGGGGATTCACTGCTTGCGCTCATCAATGATATTCTGGACATCTCCAAAATCGAAGCAGGCCAGTTGCACCTTGAAAACGCGACGTTCGACTTTCCGGATCTGGTGCAAGGAACCCTGGAAATCCTCGGTTTGCGCGCCAAGACCAAAGGGATTGACTGGAGTGTGACCATGGACGAAACCATCCCCCGTTTCGTGCGCGGAGACCCGGACCGTCTGAGACAAATCCTGCTGAACCTGCTGGGCAATGCGCTTAAATTCACGGAAAAAGGGGCAGTCCGCCTGGAGATTTCGAGAGGAGAAGGAGAATGGACCAGGTTGACCGTGACGGATACCGGTGTGGGTATCCCGGAGGACAAGCTGGACGATATTTTTCAACCTTTTGTCCAGTCCGATGCCAGCACCACCCGACGATTCGGGGGCACGGGTCTTGGATTGAGCATCTGTCGTCATTTGAGCGAGAAAATGGGTGGGCGCATCCAGGTGGAAAGCATTCTCGGCAAGGGCAGTTCCTTTTCTGTTTTCATTCCCCTCCCGGAAATGGAAGAGCCGTCGATTCCAAAACCGTCTTATTGGGATGTGACGACGGAGATCGTCCAGCCTGAGAGGTCGCTTTCCATTTTATGCGCCGACGACGCGCAGGAAAACCTTATCCTGATCGATGCGTTTCTCGACCAAACGGAACATCGGCTGAGCCTTGCCACCAATGGTCTGGAATGTCTCGAAAAATTCAAGAAAGGTGGATGCGATCTGGTTTTGATGGATATCCAGATGCCGGTCATGGACGGTCTGGAGGCCACTCGGAGTATTCGCGCCTGGGAACAAGAAATGGGATGGAAACCCACCATCATTGTCGCGCTGACCGGTCACGCGACCCGGTGTATGGTCGAGAAGGCACAGGAGGTCGGTTGTGATCTCCACGTCAGCAAACCCGTGCGTCGCAACCGGTTGCTGGAGGTGATCAGCCATGTTGCCGCAAAACGGAGTTTGTTGTCATCGTGA
- a CDS encoding diguanylate cyclase — MSHSIKILVVDDNPADSRRLVRLLKQLSGWHITCRECSTAQEATEALSSFAPDVAFTDFLLDVGTGLDLVRGLSDEMRRDCAFILLTGHGDEEVAVQSLRAGVLDYMTKSTLSAEGLEHVLRFVVQRIQDRRALRHRDAILNALTLSTETLLKSSDWRDGMSRLLTAFGRASVACRVGLLQNRMSPQGRLGAQPLFEWVEEALRSAVRHSDHPDFHYGEAENQNWTGILANGKPFFCRATEFPEPEAVWLQSMGIHASVLIPVFVDGAWWGVLRFDERSADREWSSMELDALRTAASTLGAALQREKIEELMRLQATALETAANAIFITDSQGIFLWANPAFTRITGYTRENIRDATPRILKSGHHDNAFYQDLWNTILDGHVWRGEMVDRRKDGSRYIQETTISPVRDRFGGVTRFVSVQQDITLRKELEERLRTQAEYDTLTGLPNRRLFDDRLSQAVALAGRNEAHMVLMFVDLDRFKEVNDTLGHDAGDALLREAARRIALCVRRSDTVARLGGDEFTVILHDVAHPELAQPIATKILEQLTRPFFPHGREAHISGSIGIAVFPEDGNTVESLLKCADEAMYRSKNAGRATFHFFNPALMQSAVEN, encoded by the coding sequence ATGAGCCATTCCATCAAGATTCTGGTGGTCGATGACAATCCGGCGGACAGTCGGCGTCTCGTCCGACTGTTGAAACAGCTTTCCGGATGGCATATCACCTGTCGGGAGTGTTCGACCGCCCAGGAAGCCACGGAAGCACTGTCCTCCTTCGCACCGGACGTGGCGTTTACGGACTTTTTGTTGGATGTCGGCACCGGACTCGACCTGGTGCGCGGACTTTCCGACGAGATGCGTCGGGATTGCGCCTTTATTCTGCTGACCGGTCATGGGGACGAGGAGGTGGCAGTCCAGTCGTTGCGTGCCGGAGTGCTCGATTACATGACCAAAAGCACCCTGTCGGCGGAAGGACTCGAACATGTCCTCCGGTTCGTGGTGCAGCGCATTCAGGACCGACGCGCACTGCGTCACCGGGACGCCATTCTCAACGCCTTGACCCTGTCCACGGAAACCTTGCTCAAGTCTTCGGATTGGCGCGACGGCATGAGTCGCCTGCTGACCGCCTTTGGACGCGCATCGGTCGCATGCCGGGTCGGTTTGCTGCAAAACAGGATGTCCCCGCAGGGAAGACTCGGTGCCCAACCCCTGTTCGAGTGGGTCGAGGAGGCGTTGCGGTCCGCCGTCCGCCATTCCGATCATCCGGATTTCCATTACGGAGAGGCCGAGAATCAGAACTGGACGGGAATACTGGCCAATGGCAAACCTTTCTTTTGTCGCGCCACGGAATTTCCGGAACCGGAAGCGGTATGGTTGCAGTCCATGGGAATCCACGCTTCGGTGCTGATTCCGGTATTCGTCGATGGCGCCTGGTGGGGCGTGTTGCGGTTCGATGAACGCAGCGCGGACCGGGAGTGGTCATCCATGGAACTGGATGCCCTGCGCACCGCCGCCAGTACTCTGGGCGCCGCTTTGCAACGGGAAAAAATCGAAGAATTGATGCGCCTCCAGGCCACCGCCCTGGAAACCGCCGCCAATGCCATTTTCATCACCGATTCCCAGGGAATTTTTCTCTGGGCCAATCCTGCGTTTACCCGCATCACCGGTTACACCCGGGAGAACATTCGGGACGCCACCCCGCGTATTCTCAAATCAGGGCATCATGACAATGCATTCTACCAGGATCTTTGGAACACCATTCTGGATGGCCATGTCTGGCGCGGCGAAATGGTGGATCGCCGCAAGGATGGCTCCCGGTATATTCAGGAAACCACCATCTCACCGGTTCGTGATCGTTTTGGTGGTGTGACCCGCTTCGTCTCGGTGCAGCAGGACATCACCTTGCGCAAAGAGCTGGAGGAGAGATTGCGCACTCAAGCCGAATACGACACACTGACCGGGCTTCCCAACCGTCGTCTGTTTGATGATCGTTTGAGTCAGGCCGTGGCTCTGGCAGGACGGAACGAAGCCCACATGGTGTTGATGTTTGTGGATCTGGACCGTTTCAAAGAGGTCAACGACACCCTGGGCCACGATGCGGGCGATGCGCTGCTGCGGGAGGCGGCCCGGCGCATCGCATTGTGCGTGCGTCGTTCCGACACCGTGGCACGTCTGGGAGGAGACGAGTTTACCGTCATTCTTCACGATGTGGCCCATCCGGAATTGGCGCAACCGATCGCGACCAAAATCCTTGAACAATTGACGCGTCCGTTTTTCCCGCATGGTCGGGAGGCGCATATTTCCGGCAGTATCGGCATCGCCGTGTTCCCGGAAGACGGCAACACGGTGGAATCGCTCCTGAAATGTGCGGATGAGGCGATGTATCGTTCCAAGAATGCGGGACGAGCGACTTTTCACTTTTTCAATCCTGCCCTGATGCAGTCAGCCGTCGAGAACTGA
- a CDS encoding response regulator → MTKTGRPANVLLAEDNEPDQRTVQRGFAKAMLAVRLFIVDDGEACLEFLRNQGRYADTQAYPRPDLLLLDINMPKMDGLEVLRQIRATPSLRTLPVVILTTSDQERDVMASYGHGANAFISKPVEPSRFMETIQKLEEFWFELVIIPSGH, encoded by the coding sequence ATGACCAAAACCGGAAGACCGGCCAACGTGTTGTTGGCTGAAGACAACGAACCGGACCAACGCACCGTGCAACGCGGGTTCGCCAAAGCCATGCTGGCGGTGCGGCTTTTCATCGTCGATGACGGCGAAGCCTGTCTGGAGTTTCTAAGAAACCAGGGCCGGTATGCGGACACTCAGGCTTATCCGCGTCCGGACCTGTTGTTGCTGGATATCAACATGCCCAAAATGGATGGACTGGAGGTGTTGAGGCAGATTCGTGCCACTCCCAGTCTGCGCACTCTGCCGGTGGTCATTCTGACCACCTCCGATCAGGAACGGGATGTGATGGCCTCTTATGGCCATGGAGCCAATGCGTTCATCAGCAAACCGGTGGAACCGAGCCGATTCATGGAAACGATACAGAAGCTGGAAGAGTTCTGGTTTGAATTGGTGATCATTCCCTCTGGTCACTGA
- a CDS encoding HAMP domain-containing protein translates to MKLGVRITLPVVLLAVLFFGVMGWLLIAFRDLEANMSLANDRIARVTNLTFRLNTLDSHIKNILIAHRHKPDKKHLEEISSHFREFRETIQKLAERLDTDQERRLLTLFADAWSGQEAIIQAFITAIEAGDETHITLLYAQWRAKGEMLDALHEDIMGHVSRLAGRTLESLRHSRSLFVIQLAVLVIFAALLIGATLDYQRRKIIKPLQALTQAADETSLGRRERVVCVESDDEIGQLSTSFNRMTDLLLGANAGLQEKVRERTMEMEQAMLETRRYAEELQAANRELENFNFAASHDLQEPLRIILNYTSALPGDLGHDISAEVREDLRFIQESAIRMRRLIQDLTAYAHTRGTQLSWRLVDLDSCLREVMRRLQQPVAEAGARVVWDGLPRIRGDVTLLTHVFQHLVDNAIKFYRPESPPKVNISATETATGWEIRIADQGIGIEPRHRELIFQPFKRLNRRADYAGSGIGLAIVREAVRRHGGEIRVADHPAQGTVFVLFLPHENDGAACDAVVQRG, encoded by the coding sequence GTGAAGCTCGGCGTGCGGATCACTCTGCCCGTGGTATTGTTGGCCGTACTGTTTTTCGGCGTCATGGGTTGGCTGTTGATCGCCTTTCGTGACCTGGAAGCCAACATGTCCCTGGCCAATGACCGGATTGCCCGGGTGACCAACCTGACCTTTCGTCTGAATACCCTGGACAGCCATATAAAAAATATTCTAATCGCGCATCGCCACAAACCCGACAAAAAACATCTGGAGGAAATCAGTAGCCATTTTAGAGAGTTCCGAGAAACCATCCAGAAATTGGCGGAACGATTGGATACCGATCAAGAGCGTCGTCTTCTGACTCTGTTCGCCGATGCCTGGAGCGGGCAGGAGGCCATTATCCAGGCGTTCATCACGGCGATCGAGGCAGGAGACGAAACCCATATCACCCTTTTGTATGCGCAATGGCGTGCCAAGGGGGAGATGCTGGACGCCTTGCATGAGGACATCATGGGGCATGTCAGTCGTCTGGCGGGCAGGACATTGGAATCTTTGCGCCATTCCCGTTCCCTGTTCGTAATTCAGTTGGCCGTATTGGTGATTTTCGCCGCCCTGCTCATCGGCGCGACCCTCGATTACCAACGCCGCAAGATCATCAAGCCGTTGCAGGCATTGACCCAGGCCGCCGACGAAACCTCCCTGGGACGACGCGAACGTGTCGTCTGCGTGGAAAGCGACGATGAAATTGGACAATTATCCACCTCTTTCAACCGAATGACCGATTTGCTCCTGGGCGCCAACGCCGGTCTTCAGGAAAAAGTCCGGGAGCGGACAATGGAGATGGAACAGGCGATGCTCGAAACACGCCGCTATGCGGAAGAACTTCAGGCGGCCAACCGGGAACTGGAGAATTTCAATTTCGCCGCCAGCCACGATTTGCAGGAACCTTTGAGAATCATCCTGAATTACACCTCCGCCCTGCCGGGAGACCTGGGCCACGACATCAGCGCGGAGGTTCGGGAGGATCTGCGTTTCATTCAGGAGTCCGCCATTCGGATGCGTCGTTTGATTCAGGATCTGACGGCCTATGCCCACACCCGGGGAACACAGCTTTCCTGGCGGTTGGTGGATCTGGACAGTTGTTTGCGCGAAGTGATGAGGCGGTTGCAACAACCCGTGGCAGAGGCCGGGGCGCGGGTTGTCTGGGATGGATTGCCCAGAATTCGAGGAGATGTGACCCTGTTGACCCATGTCTTTCAACATCTGGTGGATAATGCTATCAAGTTTTACCGACCTGAATCCCCCCCCAAGGTGAACATTTCCGCCACGGAAACGGCGACCGGTTGGGAGATCCGCATCGCCGACCAGGGAATCGGCATTGAACCCCGTCACCGGGAGCTGATTTTTCAGCCTTTCAAGCGGTTGAACCGGCGGGCGGATTATGCGGGCTCCGGCATTGGCCTGGCCATCGTCCGGGAGGCGGTCAGACGCCATGGCGGGGAGATCCGGGTGGCGGATCACCCCGCCCAGGGTACTGTTTTTGTGCTGTTCCTTCCCCATGAAAACGACGGGGCCGCATGCGATGCGGTTGTGCAACGTGGATGA
- a CDS encoding NrtA/SsuA/CpmA family ABC transporter substrate-binding protein, translated as MKHNRVGISWLLIGLLLIPAGFVLFAFSRDKLEKLTIASVELPTVGLLFLAEAEGFFAKEGLEVTFKDFSVGRDALTATLKGEADIATVYETVAVLNILKGEPIAMVSTLHQSSRNTALVARKDRKIDALVDLIGKRIGVTFNTSGIFFLRSSLNSQGIATSQVTLVDTPPDRMVASLQSGAVDAVATWAPFTHRAVQAIGEDNATLYHSDVYTEISLLVGRREALVAKQEALTRLLRALLRAEAFLVGRTDEAYAAIARRLNINDEEMRKIRGDFTPILTLDNILLTILRQEATWFVEAGGLPGPVPDFRSFLFPAPLEGVKPEYITIL; from the coding sequence ATGAAGCACAATCGGGTCGGCATTTCATGGCTGCTGATCGGATTGCTGCTCATCCCTGCCGGTTTTGTCCTGTTTGCTTTTTCCCGCGACAAGCTGGAAAAACTGACCATCGCTTCTGTGGAACTGCCGACGGTTGGCCTGCTTTTTCTGGCTGAGGCCGAGGGATTCTTCGCCAAGGAAGGGTTGGAGGTGACGTTCAAGGACTTTTCCGTCGGTCGGGATGCCCTGACGGCAACCCTGAAGGGCGAAGCGGATATTGCGACGGTCTACGAAACGGTGGCAGTCCTCAACATCCTCAAGGGCGAACCGATTGCCATGGTTTCCACCCTGCATCAATCCTCCCGCAACACGGCGCTGGTGGCGCGCAAGGATCGGAAAATCGACGCCCTGGTTGACCTGATCGGCAAACGCATCGGTGTAACCTTCAATACGAGCGGTATTTTTTTTCTCCGCTCTTCCCTGAACAGTCAGGGCATCGCCACGTCTCAAGTGACGCTGGTGGATACTCCGCCGGATCGCATGGTGGCCTCCTTGCAATCGGGAGCGGTGGACGCCGTGGCCACCTGGGCGCCCTTTACCCACCGGGCGGTTCAGGCCATCGGAGAAGACAACGCCACCTTGTATCACTCCGATGTCTACACCGAGATTTCGTTGCTCGTCGGACGCCGGGAGGCGCTCGTCGCCAAACAGGAAGCGCTGACTCGTCTGCTGCGCGCCTTGCTGCGGGCGGAAGCGTTCCTGGTCGGCAGAACCGATGAGGCCTACGCCGCGATCGCCAGACGATTGAACATCAACGATGAGGAAATGCGCAAAATCCGAGGGGATTTCACCCCCATTCTCACGTTGGACAATATCCTGTTGACCATCTTGCGCCAGGAGGCGACCTGGTTCGTGGAAGCGGGTGGATTGCCCGGTCCCGTTCCCGACTTTCGTTCTTTCCTGTTTCCCGCCCCCCTGGAAGGCGTCAAACCGGAATACATCACCATTTTGTGA